A genomic region of Eucalyptus grandis isolate ANBG69807.140 chromosome 5, ASM1654582v1, whole genome shotgun sequence contains the following coding sequences:
- the LOC104444866 gene encoding solanesyl diphosphate synthase 3, chloroplastic/mitochondrial isoform X1, which translates to MAFPRGLCTVSRLARRGFNGYRRLPSSDHRLPALIQTHFAGSPMTVLGCKDIYSWCLPSSYSIRHQIHHQTAVEVEQLDPFSLVADELSVLANKLRSMVIAEVPKLASAAEYFFKLGVEGKRFRPTVLLLMASALHMPLPEPSDGSVGDAVSLELRTRQQCIAEITEMIHVASLLHDDVLDDADTRRGIGSLNFIMGNKLAVLAGDFLLSRACVALASLKNTEVVSLLATVVEHLVTGETMQMTSSSDQHCSMEYYMQKTYYKTASLISNSCKAIAILAGQTTEVAMLAYEYGRNLGLAFQLIDDVLDFTGTSASLGKGSLSDIRHGIVTAPMLFAMEEFPQLRTVVDRGFDDPANVDLALEYLGRSRGIQRARELAKKHAELAATAIDSLPESDDEDVRKSRRALVDLTHIVITRNK; encoded by the exons ATGGCGTTCCCTCGTGGGTTGTGCACGGTTTCGAGGCTCGCGCGGCGAGGCTTCAATGGGTACCGCCGGCTTCCTTCTTCGGACCATCGGCTTCCCGCCCTGATTCAGACCCACTTCGCCGGCTCTCCTATGACG GTGTTGGGCTGCAAAGATATCTACTCATGGTGTTTACCTTCCTCATATAGTATCAGACATCAGATTCATCATCAAACAGCGGTTGAGGTA GAACAACTTGACCCATTCTCACTTGTTGCAGATGAGCTATCTGTACTTGCTAACAAATTGCGATCAATGGTTATTGCTGAG GTCCCAAAACTTGCCTCGGCTgctgaatatttttttaaattgggtGTGGAAGGGAAAAGGTTTCGCCCTACA GTTTTACTTTTAATGGCTAGTGCTTTGCATATGCCTCTGCCAGAACCAAGTGATGGTAGTGTAGGAGATGCTGTGTCTTTGGAACTACGTACAAGACAGCAGTGCATAGCTGAGATCACAGAGATGATTCAT GTCGCAAGCCTTCTTCATGATGATGTCTTGGATGATGCAGACACAAGACGTGGTATTggttcattaaattttatcatgggAAACAAG TTGGCAGTTTTAGCTGGGGATTTTCTCCTTTCTCGAGCTTGTGTGGCACTTGCATCCTTGAAAAACACAGAG GTTGTATCATTGTTAGCAACAGTAGTAGAGCATCTTGTTACTGGTGAAACTATGCAAATGACCTCATCGTCTGATCAGCACTGTAG CATGGAATATTATATGCAGAAGACATATTACAAGACAGCATCATTGATTTCAAACAGCTGTAAGGCTATTGCTATTCTTGCTGGACAAACAACAGAAGTTGCCATGCTGGCTTACGAGTATGGCAGAAACCTG GGTTTGGCATTTCAATTGATAGACGATGTTCTGGATTTCACTGGGACATCAGCATCCTTGGGGAAGGGTTCTCTATCTGACATCCGCCAT GGAATTGTGACAGCTCCTATGTTGTTTGCCATGGAGGAATTTCCTCAGTTACGCACAGTTGTTGACCGGGGCTTTGATGACCCAGCAAATGTTGATCTT GCTCTTGAGTATCTTGGAAGGAGTCGTGGAATACAGAGGGCAAGGGAACTAGCCAAAAAGCATGCAGAACTTGCCGCTACAGCAATTGATTCTCTTCCCGAGAGCGACGATGAGGACGTCCGGAAATCAAGGCGAGCACTCGTGGACCTCACACATATAGTCATTACAAGAAACAAATGA
- the LOC104444866 gene encoding solanesyl diphosphate synthase 3, chloroplastic/mitochondrial isoform X2: MAFPRGLCTVSRLARRGFNGYRRLPSSDHRLPALIQTHFAGSPMTVLGCKDIYSWCLPSSYSIRHQIHHQTAVEEQLDPFSLVADELSVLANKLRSMVIAEVPKLASAAEYFFKLGVEGKRFRPTVLLLMASALHMPLPEPSDGSVGDAVSLELRTRQQCIAEITEMIHVASLLHDDVLDDADTRRGIGSLNFIMGNKLAVLAGDFLLSRACVALASLKNTEVVSLLATVVEHLVTGETMQMTSSSDQHCSMEYYMQKTYYKTASLISNSCKAIAILAGQTTEVAMLAYEYGRNLGLAFQLIDDVLDFTGTSASLGKGSLSDIRHGIVTAPMLFAMEEFPQLRTVVDRGFDDPANVDLALEYLGRSRGIQRARELAKKHAELAATAIDSLPESDDEDVRKSRRALVDLTHIVITRNK, encoded by the exons ATGGCGTTCCCTCGTGGGTTGTGCACGGTTTCGAGGCTCGCGCGGCGAGGCTTCAATGGGTACCGCCGGCTTCCTTCTTCGGACCATCGGCTTCCCGCCCTGATTCAGACCCACTTCGCCGGCTCTCCTATGACG GTGTTGGGCTGCAAAGATATCTACTCATGGTGTTTACCTTCCTCATATAGTATCAGACATCAGATTCATCATCAAACAGCGGTTGAG GAACAACTTGACCCATTCTCACTTGTTGCAGATGAGCTATCTGTACTTGCTAACAAATTGCGATCAATGGTTATTGCTGAG GTCCCAAAACTTGCCTCGGCTgctgaatatttttttaaattgggtGTGGAAGGGAAAAGGTTTCGCCCTACA GTTTTACTTTTAATGGCTAGTGCTTTGCATATGCCTCTGCCAGAACCAAGTGATGGTAGTGTAGGAGATGCTGTGTCTTTGGAACTACGTACAAGACAGCAGTGCATAGCTGAGATCACAGAGATGATTCAT GTCGCAAGCCTTCTTCATGATGATGTCTTGGATGATGCAGACACAAGACGTGGTATTggttcattaaattttatcatgggAAACAAG TTGGCAGTTTTAGCTGGGGATTTTCTCCTTTCTCGAGCTTGTGTGGCACTTGCATCCTTGAAAAACACAGAG GTTGTATCATTGTTAGCAACAGTAGTAGAGCATCTTGTTACTGGTGAAACTATGCAAATGACCTCATCGTCTGATCAGCACTGTAG CATGGAATATTATATGCAGAAGACATATTACAAGACAGCATCATTGATTTCAAACAGCTGTAAGGCTATTGCTATTCTTGCTGGACAAACAACAGAAGTTGCCATGCTGGCTTACGAGTATGGCAGAAACCTG GGTTTGGCATTTCAATTGATAGACGATGTTCTGGATTTCACTGGGACATCAGCATCCTTGGGGAAGGGTTCTCTATCTGACATCCGCCAT GGAATTGTGACAGCTCCTATGTTGTTTGCCATGGAGGAATTTCCTCAGTTACGCACAGTTGTTGACCGGGGCTTTGATGACCCAGCAAATGTTGATCTT GCTCTTGAGTATCTTGGAAGGAGTCGTGGAATACAGAGGGCAAGGGAACTAGCCAAAAAGCATGCAGAACTTGCCGCTACAGCAATTGATTCTCTTCCCGAGAGCGACGATGAGGACGTCCGGAAATCAAGGCGAGCACTCGTGGACCTCACACATATAGTCATTACAAGAAACAAATGA